The sequence AGCTGTTTTATCCCTTCCCTGAGCTCAACGAATACAACCCACAATCAATATCAAAACACAAAACCCAGGCCAACTAAGATGATATCGTATCAGCGCCATTCCCACAGCCACATATTATAGAAACTCTATTCACCTGAACTACACATATTTAGAAAGTCTACTCATTTGACCATGGTGCAAAAATCTTCTACAGTTATTCACTTGTGCTACATCAATCTTAGTTATATGTTAGGAAATACACGAGCTTCTCCCTATAGCAAAAACAAAAGATACTCCTGACAATAAAATTCTCCACTTAATATCATGCAGCACCAAAAAGGAAGACTTGAGTGATGACAACCACTTACCCACATAGGAGTTAAATAAGAGGATAATTCATCGAAGTAAGGCAGAAATGAGGCCTTGAATGTCTTTACCAGTGTTCCCAATATTTCTCCAACCTATGTGCAGACAAATTTGAATAAGAGCATTGAAGATCGTATAACCACATCATACTTCCACTTGACAAAGGTTGAGTCATAGAAAACTAACCTGGTCAAAAATTTCTTCCTCTTGCTCATTTTCCTCTTTAATGAGCTCTCCCTCTTCAGCGTCAAAATCTTCAGCATTGGCCCTCTCTCCCCTCTCTTGCTTCCTACTAGAGCTTGCTGTCATAACTTGCTTTACTTCATCAATTATGGATCTAATTTTCCCTTCGTCCAAAAGATTTCCAGAGATCTGAAAAATAGTGACAGGTTATAAGATACCATTTCCAAATGCAATGCTACGATTAACTCTAAGAGGCACATAATAAAGACTTCATTCAAAATAAGTTATCTATCACATACAAAACTACCAAAGAAAGTGCAACATTATCAAATCGAAATGCTGGAGAGGGACATGCGGCACATAGTACAAGGAACGCATTGCTGATGAAAAGTTACCTGCAAGCATTCATTGAGAGCTTCCAACATACTGACACAGATCTCTGTATCAGGCTCCTACATAAAATTCAATCATCAGAAATAGATCAAagccaaaagagagaaaaagaagaaaaaatgaacaaaatataCACTAACTTTATGCAAAGCTTCCAGCATGGCAGGAATAATGTAGTCAGAAATCTGCTTCAAATATGATATATCGGGCCCACCGGGCTGTTCTTTCTCTATTGCCAGTTTGGCTGAGCGCATTAGTTCCGGCATGGCTAGAAAGAATAGATATACAATTAGTTAGAATTATGCTATACAGATCCAAAAGATTGGACAATAGACAATACGTTTATAATCCAAAGGAGATTGAATTactggttgacaaaaaaaaaaaagataatatgttTACTGATTTACCTGACACAGCAGCTCTTCTAACTTCTTCGTGAAAATAGAATTTTAGTAAGGGAACCAGTGTAAGTGCAACCTACAGTATACAAAATCAGCCCACAAAATCAGCCCACCAGTTCTCCAAGAACAATAGCGGGTAGTCACAAAAACTGGAGTTATCTAACCATACTAACCTGATCAACCCAGGGAAAAAATCCTTCTTTTAACTCATCAGCATAGCAACAAAGCATGTTACAAGCTGTGGCTTTTTCCTCTAGGACACTAGTTTTGATTCCTATTCTTTTGTCCCCCAGGATAATCGTCTCCATGCTGcattaaacaaaacattaaaacatgTCACATCATAATAGGGGAACAGAAAGATCGCTCCTGACATTTTttcacaagaaaataaaaatagttctTTGTGCCAAGATTACGATATACTAAAAGTAGGGTATAGAGACATCACAACAATCAGACGGAAGTGTAAAGAAGAATGGAAAACCTTTCATCATCAGAATCCTCTGCTTCATCTTCTGAATCAGCAGATGTAATTGTTACATCTGGTTTAAGTTGAGCTGACTGAAGCAAAGGAGGCATCACCACACTCATGTATGGGAGGAACTCTTGGCCTAGACACTTGCAAAGCCGAGCCCATGCCTATGAAAATGTAAGGTAAATGTAAGCAAGTGAATTTACCACAACGGCCTAGCAAAGTTGTAATCAGAATTCACCTGTAACATATAACTCGTTATTGGATCATCTGCCTCCAATTCAGAACCTTGCAATGACATAAGCACTTCCATGACCTGGAACAGACATGCAAAACCGTTTCATGCGACATATGAATAGGACGAAAATCATATAGATAGCTTGACGAGAATAATCTATAGTACAAAAACGAAATCACAGCATATAACATCAATTTTGAAAATTGATTTGACCTATACCTGGATAGCATCTTGCTTAAATCTGTCCTTTCCAACTGCCATTCCAACAAGACTGATGCATTCCATGGATTTGGCACGAAGCATCCGCTTTGATTTGTCAGTTGCGTTCATCAAAATTGTTTTGAGATAAGGCATGACAACATCATAGTACTTTTGGAAGTGTTCCTGCAATTTTAGATCATGTCAGATTAGGAGTTGCATGAAAGGAAAATAATAGATGCAACATAACTTGTTCGCATATACCTGCGATGAATCAGCAACTGAAGCAAGAGCTGTTAACGCTCCTTCTTGCACCATTTGCTTTCCATTCTAATTGTAACAACATTATACTCCAAAGTTAAATCGTTGAGCGCAAACCATTAGTCATTTCTTGTAAAAAAAAGTTGCACAATTGACTTACTTGTAGGAGCACAAGCAACTTGCTCACAATTCCGTCTAAATAAGGAGCCAATATTTCAGGTGTACAATTTTCACTGAAGTTGAGCACTGCTGAAGCCGCATGAGCCTACATAAGATCACATAATACTGCTTTAGGAGAACGTCAGAAGATAATATACTCAGATAAACTGGTTTAGCAGGGATCTGACCTGCACTCGTGGATTCTGGATATCATCCATAGCAGCAGCAAGTGCAGGGAGCACTCTCTGATGATGTTGGTTCTGCAAATCTGGACCCAAATCTGTAGACAACTGTCCAATCGCATTAATGGCTGCCCACCTTACTCGAGGATGAGGACTTTGAAATTGGCTCAAAATCATGGACACCACTTGCTCTAGATTTTTAATCATCACCTACATCAAAGTTCAAGATACTCAAGatcaaaaagaaaactaatgTGTATGATCGGCAAGTCCTCGCCCAATAAACAATGCCAGTTGCCATCACAAAGCATTTACCTTTGAGCAACCTTCAGCAATCTGAGCAAGCGCAATCAAAGAAGCGTGGTGTTTCTGCCACTCAGAGGCAACCAAGTAAGCAGAAAACTGCTGATACGCAACCGGAACAATAGTGTTCCCTCCCAAGGCAATCGCTAACCGATCCAAACACTCTTGCCCCATGCTATAGTTGCTCGTCTCACCAGCGTCCTCGTCCTCAGTCTCAGCGCTGTACCAAGCAGGATCGTCCTCAATATCCTCAAGCATCTTCATAAGAGCCGCAAACAACCTGTCAATAAACTGAGGCAGTTTCCTAACCATCCCAGGAGCACGCTCACGCGCCTCAGCAAGAGTCACCAAAAACTCAACCGCCAGGTGGCGCGTGCTCTCCTCGAGGGATTCAGCCTCAGCGATCTGAAGCATCGAGGCAACGATATCAACAAGCTGCCGTCTGAGGAACCGTGGCTCAGTACCAGCCAATTCGATGAAAAGCTCTAACGCCTCCTGCGCGGTGGCTTCGTTCCCGTTGTTGAGGGACTCGGTCAACGTCCTGATCATCGCAGGCAAAACGTCTTGGAACCTATCGCGCTCCGTTGAGTTTGACAGACACTGAACGAAACTAATAACGGCGTTAAGCGCCGCGATTTTAACGTCGGAGCTAACGGCGTTACTACTCAAGCACTGGAGAAAGACGCCGTGTAGATGCTTGATGTGAGGAGTCAAAGTCTCCCCAACGTACTGAGATAATTGCGCTAAGATTAAAAACGCCGATTCCTGCAGTTTCGACGACTCGGACGCCACGCACTGGAAAACGAACGGAAGCAGCTCCGGCCATCCGTTCTCCGGGAGGATCCCCGAGGCGAGCTCGGAGACCGTATCGCAGATCTTCTTCGAGATCGATTTCGCCTCCTCGCGCTGGATGCAAGACATCATCGACGATTTGAGGGAGGATTGAGTGGGGAGCGAGAGGCGGGGCCAGAGGTAAGCGTCGTCGCGCGTGAGGAGCTTGCGGAGGAGGACGGCGGCCATGGCGCGGCCCTCGGGGTGAGGGGAGAGCTGGAGGAGGTGAGCGAGCTTCAAGGCGAGGGTGTCTGGATTGGTCTGCTTGGCGAGGTTGAAGAGAGCCTCGGCGGAGGAGCGCTGCTCGTTGGATGAAGACATGAGGTGGGAGATGAGAGTCTCGAACGGCGCCGTATCGGAGCCGAGGACCATCGCGAGCTGCGCTTGCTGATTCGCGTCGGTAGCCATGGGAGGTGGCGGCGGGAAAAACTAGGGTTGAAAAGCTGTCTCTCTCCTCTTATTAGGTGTGCgagtctagagagagagagtaagcgGAATGAGGAGGGATGAGGTTTCTGAAgagataattatatatttattattttattttaattattatttttatttttttcaactaGTCGTGATTTGAGGTGGTGTCTGGCGTGGGCCGCGCGGGTAGCCCATTTTAAattagagaaaagaaaaagcaaagTACTAATAATATGTCATTAGCTGTATTTCCaactatttatgtatttatataattaaaagttggcttttaatattttatttacggaatatatatttattaagtaataaaaaattatttaagtcCACATTCTCAAATGTAGTAAGATTTCGCCTGGTCTAAGGAAAAAGATTTTTGGTTATTCGGAATATGCTTGGTCAGTTGTACTACTTTATCTGATGGGcaaattctcataaatatatcattttacAGTTTTAGTCACAAAAACAGACCACAACAAAGAAAGTGAtcaaaatattacatttaataagtaaaaaaatCCTAGTActctaaacaaataaaaaattaaaaaaattaaaaaaaaatttaaaaaaaaacttcgaATTCGaactttttctaaatttttttttgaaatttttttttacgaattttttttcaaattttcttattttaattcgataatactttttgaaactatttttaaattttttttcaaatttttaatatttattttttattttataaaattttaaatttcaatccCAAATCCCACTCCTTAACTCTAACCCCCTAaagtttggattagttaaccctaagggtataaacgTATTTTTACCGCTTTAATTTGTGACCAAAATTTTTTTAGTGATATCTTTGGGTATTTCccttactagattttgacatacgcttttatttttctattaaaatgaTAACTAATtcataattataagaaaatatgttttaacatttcattatgtaataaatatatagttttgttgattttttatgtttaaataatattattctatgttgaaaatgattttaaaatttataaattaatcctcatataattttaaaaatgattttttaattataattctactgtgtatttttttttaatttattcgtTGTTTGAGAACGCGCAGTTGtctcttttaaaatatttatttttataacatataaagttgtactttaaaatttatatcatgTGTTTTGTGAATTTGTTTAATAGTTTTTCTATATGTTTTGGATTACCAATATATGagcaaaatattaattttgatcCCCCAAATTCTTTTTTGTTGCAAAATTCACTTATaagtttttctatatttttcagCGATGCCAACTTATAATATTTAGGCTTtctaatgttttaaaaactaaCCAATTCAGATGCGAATCAGTGATTCaccattaaattaaaatttacctATTTGCTAGGaacaaaatctataatataagTAGTGGAGCCGATTTTAAACTGGTAGCAATATAATTGGTTTTAATGACTTGGgtgaatttaatttttaaaaaaattaaataagaaaatgGCAATGTCTTGTAAATAACTTGAAAATTATAggattctgttttaatagtattcaTTTTCTTACATTTTTAAATACTTTCATATTGTTTTATTACTCCGAAAAACattcttaaattattttgacttaatagaaaattttacaaaattactGTCAGTATTTTTTGGtgttttagtttcaaaattttgagttaatcgtacaaaaaaatgtttgatttatgagtttaaacattttctatggAAAATTTGTTATAACCAACCAAAAGGCCCaaacaataaaaacattttaaaagaaaaacataaaaatcatGTCTTTGAAAAATCATCATAAGCAATCAAATCATCCAAAATCCagcataaataaaaatatctctaCCAAAAgcataaataaaacaaaagagaatCCTCTAGAGAATATTCTCTCACTCAGGAGGACAATTGAGCATGACCTTGATGCTTTGAACAGTTTGGCTAATCAATCTACTCACTTTGTCTGCTGTATTCTCACTCACATTTCTGGTCTTACTATTTTCATCAGAGATAAGAATCTGAAAAGCCAACATGAGTACAGTTCCCCGATTGTTGTCGCTTGAGATGGTGAAGCCAGAAGGAAGGATTGGAATATTCAAAGGGTCGACTTCCCCAGAGGCAGCGATACTCATTGTAGCCATGTCGAGAGGAGAGTACACTATCATGCCTCCTAATGCGTCCATGTAACACTCTTGTAGCACCATCATCGTCTTGTGTGGTTCTTGTACCATATTCTGTCCAATATCCCATGGTGGTGTAGGCTAATATTGGATATAAATACAAGTAAAGATTATTAGATGATTTATGTATACAACAACGAAAGATTAGTTATTAAGAGACAGTTTAGGGATTGTATGTACCTGGAGTAGGTTGATGTAGTTTGTTCCACTTGATCCGGTGAAAATGCGAGCGGTCTCAGTGATAGCGTTTCCATGACAAAGAACGTCCCACTGTTTGCATGCAAACGTGGTTTGTTGTTAAGACGCGACTCAAGACAACGATAAGAGGGAAAAACATGCTAATCTGAAGCTAATTTCAATAGGGGATAATAGCATAGATTAGATGTTCCATTCTTCGAGACCATTGGATGCATGCATGTAAAGGAAATACAGAAACCTATAGAATGCCTTTTGTcgtagaataaaaataaaataaagaaacctGGTGACGAGTGTCGTTGCTTCTCAGGCTGTTGAAGACTTGCAAAGGAGTGAGAGGGATTGAGAGACAAGATGCAGCACTGGCAACTAAACCGGGTATTTGACCGGGTTTCATGTTCATCCGGATCAAGATTCTGACTCCGCCTTTCGATTGCTGCGGGAACTCAATTTTCCCGGACATGATCAACATTTCGCTGAAGATTTTCACCATTCTTTCCCCTAATTTCATCACACTCTTTCTTCCTTCCACTGTCGGTATAGCTGTCAAAACATTATAGCTTTATCATTAACATCAGTGAGACTTTTTCCACTATCACAAATTAGAATACAAATTATTCGACATTATAATGTTAAGTTAATTTTCTTTGATACCTGTGAGACTTTTTCACTatcacaaattaaaatattgattataagaagaaatacatatataattagtAAAGTTAAGAATACTTGAAACATACTTTCACTCCAGTCAGTAGCCGGCATGATTAGGATGGTGGAGAGAGCCATTCTCTCACACATTCTCTCAAGGGTGACGATCCAACGCCTAGCTCCATAGCCCGAACCGCCACTTACAAGCTCTCGATACATCCTATGTGTATCGGCTGTATGGTCCACTTCCACATGCTCTATCCAACTTACCTGAAATATTTCAGTAACATCAAATAAGATAATATAATGTATACATTTGTACGGATTTATAGACATGTTGAGATCGTTTGAGGCGATAGACACCTCGGTGTGAGCATTGGGCAAGGATCGGATGAGACAACCAGAAGGACGTTTATAACAAGACGGACTGACTTGGTCAGAGTTAACGATGTGTTGTGACACATCAGCAATAATCCAGAGCCCTTCACCGATCTGTTGGCAGCATCTTACGATCATAAACTCCCTTGGTGGCACTAGTGGCGACAATATGTGTAGTTGCTCCCATATCTATcaacattcaaaaatatatcacatatattaagatCGAATCAGATTTTAGAGTAGGACCATATATAGTTCATAACTAATTTGATTGATAACATTTTTAAGTTCCACAATGAAAATACTTCTTACCATTTGCAAGACATTGCAGTTTTCTTTTATTGGAAGCTCGGATCCGAGCGTATGAATCATCTCGGCCTTGTTCACGATCGTTGGAAAAAGCATTTTCCATTTCTCctacaataaaaaaaagtgCATGTCACATTTGTCTATAACTATGTCCAGCAGGACCAGCACTAAGGAGTGTATCATTTTTCTCCAAAACACATTTAAACTATTGAAAACTgcaaaaataagaagaaatgtcCGATTAAAATGCATTGTCTTCTAATTGATTCagaaaaatatgtataatataaagTTTGAGAATTCATATTAAAAACAGATATCAGATGCAAATGCAGCAGTTAATTTTCTCTAATTGATATAATCCTAGTATTTATTTTGCATAATTGAATACATACCAAATCTAAGAACATATCGATCAAGCTTGTTGCCTCAATAGGAACCACCGTGACATCTTTAGAAGACTCGACACGAGCACTCAAGTTCCTGAAATGTTTGATTGAGTGCGAGAACTTCTCATAGCTCTCTTGATCAATCACATATGTTCCTTCGATAGACGACATAACCCAAAGAGCTTCATCGGTAAGAAATAGCTGCTTAAGCTCTTCAACCGCAATTGCCGCAGTTTCAGACAGCTGCGGTATATCCATTTGGGATAGTAGTTGTGGTTGGATGGTTTGAGATTCTGATGAGCTAGGTTGCTCGAAGGGATTGTATGGATTCGTTCCGTATGAGGTGAGAGCTTCAAAAGTTTGCTGTCTTTGAACAGAAGTGAGTGAGTCCAACATGGTTTGTCGATACTTGTTCTTGGCTGCCACCAAGCTGTCAccctaaaatttattttaaaacatatgtaTTAGTATGGATTAtcagttagaaaaaaaaaattgcattttcaTGATACTACTACTCCATTGCTTCAACTATATTATAATGGATTACTTTGTTTGAAAATAATCTTCTCGTTAATAAGTAGAgtttacaaaattattatattgagcaatcgttaatacataaataaaatatatacatcatATAACCAATAGTTTACTATTGATCTGATACGTGTAATCATATTCAACATACCAGTATCTAATTTTTAAGTTATATTATCATTTTCGAGTAGATATAAATATCATTTTGTTTCATAAATCAACATGAATAATATGATGATGGATCAAAACAAGTATCACAAAATTCTAATATTGATATATGTGTTGGTTTAATAACTCTAAGATCCAATCCGGTGACtaatcatggtcgaaccaaTAAATAGATCCAATCCAACTATGTAACTAGTTCATGGTTGAATCCAGTTCAGGTCggtcaaattttaaaaacactaGTTTAGAAATGAAATCGAATGATTACCTCTAGACGCAGCTTATGGAGATTAGGTTCGCGTTCCTCTCCGCCGAATGGAGGACCGCCACAAGGTGGGCAAGTCACATTCTTTAAAGCCTCTAACATCGCAGCATTTTCACATTGGAGCTTTTCATTTTCTGCACGAAGCAATATGTTTGAAGTTCTCTCATCTTGAGCCTATagcaaatgaaaaatatattaataaaataaaatttagtttaatattaaatataaagaaTTTGCTAAGATAGTTACTTTGCTTTGAGTTCTTTTGTTCTGAAACCAAAATTTGACTTGGTctatcccaaggttcaactcaTTGCAGAACTTTTGTCTCTGTGATTCGTTTGGATGAGGACATTCTTTGAAATACCTTCATTCATAAGAAATTAAAAATCAGTGATTAAAAAGTCaacaaattttcaaaactaaTAAAGATTGATAAGTAGATTTACGCTTCTAGCATCTGGATCTGTTGAGGACTGTGACGATGACAAATCCTCTTCTCTTTTGACATGGCGTTTACTGACGTATAGTGTTCGTTGTCTTGGTTTCCAGCACCATCATAATCCATTTTGTTCTTCACAAAGGAGAAGTAGATTTGCTTCCGTAACAAtgctgttttttttgttaattcacAAGTATGTGCGCATTTATATGGACAAGATGGTGCAAtgctaattaaaaaaatatacgtATATAAAATGGAAATGAAgggaaaatatagatattactattAGAGTGAGTAACTATTAAATGTAAAAAAGGTAATTCTTAATTTTCtttaattcaaatatatattagagatatatactagatttgtcttgtttcttttttacaaATATCAAGCTATATGGATTTTCCCATATTCAAATATTACACATTTGACCAGCAGATTGGATTGGATTCATCAAAATCATACCATCATATTAATATTGGTCCAGATATAGTGTTGGGTTTGCGAGTTGATCCGCCCATCCAGCGACGgatcaaatcattttttattcAGAAAAATAACTCATTTGACCCGTAAACAAAAAGTCTAAAAGACGCATCTGTCCTGCTAAAACCCGCCAGAACTGCGGGTAGTAttagttatattaaaaatatttattttaattatatattaattaattttaaaaaataagattaaaataatatatttataattaacattttataaatattttttatatgtttaataatttttaccaaattttttttaaaattgttttaccAATCAAAGCTGTTAGTACTAGTAGTATTTGATAACGAGCTGTCAGCAAACCAAACTCCCAAAACGTTTGCCAGTGAA comes from Brassica rapa cultivar Chiifu-401-42 chromosome A02, CAAS_Brap_v3.01, whole genome shotgun sequence and encodes:
- the LOC103851303 gene encoding homeobox-leucine zipper protein HDG8-like isoform X2 — its product is MDYDGAGNQDNEHYTSVNAMSKEKRICHRHSPQQIQMLEAYFKECPHPNESQRQKFCNELNLGIDQVKFWFQNKRTQSKAQDERTSNILLRAENEKLQCENAAMLEALKNVTCPPCGGPPFGGEEREPNLHKLRLEGDSLVAAKNKYRQTMLDSLTSVQRQQTFEALTSYGTNPYNPFEQPSSSESQTIQPQLLSQMDIPQLSETAAIAVEELKQLFLTDEALWVMSSIEGTYVIDQESYEKFSHSIKHFRNLSARVESSKDVTVVPIEATSLIDMFLDLEKWKMLFPTIVNKAEMIHTLGSELPIKENCNVLQMIWEQLHILSPLVPPREFMIVRCCQQIGEGLWIIADVSQHIVNSDQVSPSCYKRPSGCLIRSLPNAHTEVSWIEHVEVDHTADTHRMYRELVSGGSGYGARRWIVTLERMCERMALSTILIMPATDWSETIPTVEGRKSVMKLGERMVKIFSEMLIMSGKIEFPQQSKGGVRILIRMNMKPGQIPGLVASAASCLSIPLTPLQVFNSLRSNDTRHQWDVLCHGNAITETARIFTGSSGTNYINLLQPTPPWDIGQNMVQEPHKTMMVLQECYMDALGGMIVYSPLDMATMSIAASGEVDPLNIPILPSGFTISSDNNRGTVLMLAFQILISDENSKTRNVSENTADKVSRLISQTVQSIKVMLNCPPE
- the LOC103851301 gene encoding importin-5, whose amino-acid sequence is MATDANQQAQLAMVLGSDTAPFETLISHLMSSSNEQRSSAEALFNLAKQTNPDTLALKLAHLLQLSPHPEGRAMAAVLLRKLLTRDDAYLWPRLSLPTQSSLKSSMMSCIQREEAKSISKKICDTVSELASGILPENGWPELLPFVFQCVASESSKLQESAFLILAQLSQYVGETLTPHIKHLHGVFLQCLSSNAVSSDVKIAALNAVISFVQCLSNSTERDRFQDVLPAMIRTLTESLNNGNEATAQEALELFIELAGTEPRFLRRQLVDIVASMLQIAEAESLEESTRHLAVEFLVTLAEARERAPGMVRKLPQFIDRLFAALMKMLEDIEDDPAWYSAETEDEDAGETSNYSMGQECLDRLAIALGGNTIVPVAYQQFSAYLVASEWQKHHASLIALAQIAEGCSKVMIKNLEQVVSMILSQFQSPHPRVRWAAINAIGQLSTDLGPDLQNQHHQRVLPALAAAMDDIQNPRVQAHAASAVLNFSENCTPEILAPYLDGIVSKLLVLLQNGKQMVQEGALTALASVADSSQEHFQKYYDVVMPYLKTILMNATDKSKRMLRAKSMECISLVGMAVGKDRFKQDAIQVMEVLMSLQGSELEADDPITSYMLQAWARLCKCLGQEFLPYMSVVMPPLLQSAQLKPDVTITSADSEDEAEDSDDESMETIILGDKRIGIKTSVLEEKATACNMLCCYADELKEGFFPWVDQVALTLVPLLKFYFHEEVRRAAVSAMPELMRSAKLAIEKEQPGGPDISYLKQISDYIIPAMLEALHKEPDTEICVSMLEALNECLQISGNLLDEGKIRSIIDEVKQVMTASSSRKQERGERANAEDFDAEEGELIKEENEQEEEIFDQVGEILGTLVKTFKASFLPYFDELSSYLTPMWGRDKTAEERRIAICIFDDVAEQCRDAAFKYYDTYLPFVLEACNDESADVRQAAVYGLGVCAEFGGSVFKPLVGEALSRLNVVIQHPNARQSENAMAYDNAVSAVGKICQFHRDSIDSSQVLPAWLNCLPISNDVMEAKVVHDQLCSMVERQDVDLLGPNNQYLPKILTVFAEVLTRKDVVTEETGGRMVNIIRQLQQTLPQSALASIWSTLKPEQQMALQSMLSS
- the LOC103851303 gene encoding homeobox-leucine zipper protein HDG8-like isoform X1; protein product: MDYDGAGNQDNEHYTSVNAMSKEKRICHRHSPQQIQMLEAYFKECPHPNESQRQKFCNELNLGIDQVKFWFQNKRTQSKAQDERTSNILLRAENEKLQCENAAMLEALKNVTCPPCGGPPFGGEEREPNLHKLRLEGDSLVAAKNKYRQTMLDSLTSVQRQQTFEALTSYGTNPYNPFEQPSSSESQTIQPQLLSQMDIPQLSETAAIAVEELKQLFLTDEALWVMSSIEGTYVIDQESYEKFSHSIKHFRNLSARVESSKDVTVVPIEATSLIDMFLDLEKWKMLFPTIVNKAEMIHTLGSELPIKENCNVLQMIWEQLHILSPLVPPREFMIVRCCQQIGEGLWIIADVSQHIVNSDQVSPSCYKRPSGCLIRSLPNAHTEVSIASNDLNMSINPYKCIHYIILFDVTEIFQVSWIEHVEVDHTADTHRMYRELVSGGSGYGARRWIVTLERMCERMALSTILIMPATDWSETIPTVEGRKSVMKLGERMVKIFSEMLIMSGKIEFPQQSKGGVRILIRMNMKPGQIPGLVASAASCLSIPLTPLQVFNSLRSNDTRHQWDVLCHGNAITETARIFTGSSGTNYINLLQPTPPWDIGQNMVQEPHKTMMVLQECYMDALGGMIVYSPLDMATMSIAASGEVDPLNIPILPSGFTISSDNNRGTVLMLAFQILISDENSKTRNVSENTADKVSRLISQTVQSIKVMLNCPPE